The following proteins come from a genomic window of Lolium rigidum isolate FL_2022 chromosome 5, APGP_CSIRO_Lrig_0.1, whole genome shotgun sequence:
- the LOC124655204 gene encoding cytochrome P450 714C2-like produces MHISMSFLSLILSGTRMEIILSSSSWLLLLPLIFLSVLLFSYLYTTLWLRPERLRQKLRSQGVKGPKPSFLFGNIPEMRRIQKLATSDREHESGRSTDRFSSNFVATLFPYLLHWSRVYGSIYFYATGSIQVLNVTDSDMVKALANCKALDLGKPSFLQKERGALLGMGILTANGELWVHQRKVIAPEFFMDKVKGMVDLMMDAAVSMLNSWEDKIVSRGGRAEIVVDEFLRNFSADIISRTSFGSSFTEGKEIFYNIRKLQKAMAKQTMLIGVPGNRYLPTKSNREIWNLETCIRTLILNVVKKHERDSETSPNKFLLHSIIEGSKAASFSSCTPEDFIVDNCKNIYFAGHETTSSTAAWCLMLLASHPEWQSRARVEVLEVCHGEPLDFDMLRKLKTLTMVIHETLRLYPPASFITREALNDINLGGIDIPKGTNIRVPIALAHRDPSAWGADCDRFDPGRFAGGIARACKPHHMYMPFGVGPRTCAGQNLAMVELKVVLSLVLSRFEFELSPNYVHRPAFRLTVEPGDGVPLIFRKL; encoded by the exons ATGCATATAAGCATGTCCTTTCTCTCCCTCATTCTCTCCGGCACGCGCATGGAGATAATTCTCTCATCATCATCATGGTTACTACTCCTACCGCTGATCTTCCTCtctgttcttctcttctcctacCTGTACACCACCCTATGGCTAAGGCCGGAGAGACTCAGGCAGAAGCTGAGAAGCCAAGGAGTGAAGGGGCCCAAGCCCTCTTTCCTTTTCGGAAACATACCAGAGATGAGGAGAATCCAGAAACTTGCCACCTCTGATCGAGAGCATGAATCAGGGAGGTCTACCGACCGTTTCTCCTCGAATTTTGTGGCTACTCTATTCCCTTACTTACTCCACTGGAGCAGAGTTTATG GTTCCATCTACTTCTATGCCACTGGAAGCATACAAGTTCTAAATGTAACAGATTCAGACATGGTGAAGGCACTGGCCAACTGCAAGGCTTTGGATCTTGGAAAGCCTTCCTTTTTGCAGAAAGAGCGTGGAGCTCTTCTTGGTATGGGAATTCTGACCGCAAATGGTGAACTATGGGTGCACCAAAGAAAGGTTATTGCACCTGAGTTCTTCATGGACAAGGTTAAG GGAATGGTGGATTTGATGATGGATGCTGCAGTGTCAATGTTGAATTCATGGGAAGACAAAATTGTGAGCCGAGGAGGCAGAGCAGAGATTGTGGTTGATGAGTTCTTGAGAAACTTCTCAGCTGATATCATATCAAGGACTTCTTTTGGAAGCAGTTTCACTGAAGGGAAGGAGATATTCTACAATATTCGTAAACTTCAGAAAGCAATGGCAAAGCAGACCATGCTTATTGGAGTTCCTGGAAACAG ATATTTACCAACAAAGAGCAATAGAGAGATTTGGAATCTGGAGACCTGCATCCGTACCCTTATTTTAAACGTCGTGAAGAAGCACGAACGTGATTCAGAAACCTCTCCAAATAAGTTTCTCCTGCACTCCATCATTGAGGGTTCCAAGGCCGCTTCCTTCTCTTCATGCACGCCCGAGGATTTCATTGTCGACAACTGCAAGAACATCTACTTCGCAGGGCATGAGACAACCTCGAGCACTGCTGCGTGGTGCCTGATGCTTCTTGCGTCACACCCTGAATGGCAATCCCGCGCTCGGGTGGAAGTCCTTGAAGTTTGCCATGGGGAACCGCTAGACTTTGACATGCTACGGAAGTTGAAAACG TTAACAATGGTGATCCATGAGACCCTCCGCCTTTATCCGCCAGCCTCCTTCATCACACGGGAAGCTCTGAACGACATCAACCTCGGAGGCATCGACATTCCGAAAGGCACCAACATCAGAGTCCCGATCGCTCTGGCTCACCGAGATCCTTCCGCGTGGGGCGCCGACTGCGACAGGTTCGATCCGGGCAGGTTCGCCGGTGGCATAGCGCGCGCCTGCAAACCCCACCACATGTACATGCCCTTCGGGGTTGGTCCCCGGACATGTGCCGGCCAAAACCTGGCGATGGTTGAGCTCAAGGTCGTGCTGTCGCTCGTTCTGTCCAGGTTTGAGTTCGAGCTCTCGCCAAACTACGTGCATCGCCCGGCGTTCAGGTTGACAGTGGA
- the LOC124655205 gene encoding cytochrome P450 714C3-like translates to MLLLMENLLALIFVLLGLALFYLGNILWLRPEKIRKRLRRQGVKGPRPTLLDGNTREMKRIRHELKPMKKQDSNNYISTLFPHLLIWMETYGSVFLYSSGGREILHVSQPDMVKDIGHWTPSELGKPNYLRKSRKALLGRGIFTVNGNEWVYQRNTMAPEFFMDKIKGMIQLIEDSTAPLLEVWENILDSAGGSKEIVVDDYVRNISADVISRACFGSSFSKGEEIFCRLRKLQTAISQQDALVGLSALWKHLPTKSNREIRNLVEEVRLLILELAKATTNNNGAEHSGTYNSLLHAIINGASGPGHGGTSEDFIVSNCKAIYFAGHETTAVTAVWCLMLLATHPEWQERARVEALEVCHSRSTLDANGLQRLKTLTMVIQETLRLYPPASLMLREALTDIKIGELDVPCGTILQVTRLMLHLDKEAWGSDADEFRPSRFANGVAAACKPSHMYAPFGLGLRTCIGQNLAMAELKVVLARLLSRFAFSPSPRYRHEPVFRLTIEPGFGMPLVVTRL, encoded by the exons ATGCTTCTTCTCATGGAGAACTTACTTGCGCTGATATTTGTTCTTCTTGGCTTAGCTCTGTTTTACTTGGGTAACATCCTATGGCTAAGACCGGAGAAGATAAGGAAGAGGTTGAGAAGGCAAGGAGTGAAGGGTCCCAGGCCTACTTTGCTTGATGGCAACACCAGAGAGATGAAGCGTATCCGACATGAGCTCAAGCCTATGAAGAAGCAAGACAGCAACAACTACATTTCCACCCTCTTCCCTCACCTCCTTATCTGGATGGAAACTTATG GCTCTGTATTCCTGTACTCATCAGGAGGTCGGGAGATATTGCATGTTTCTCAGCCAGATATGGTGAAGGACATAGGCCACTGGACACCATCAGAGCTTGGGAAGCCCAATTATCTGAGGAAATCTCGCAAAGCTCTTCTTGGAAGAGGCATATTTACGGTGAATGGCAATGAATGGGTCTATCAGAGAAATACCATGGCGCCAGAGTTCTTCATGGACAAGATTAAA GGTATGATACAGCTGATTGAGGATTCAACTGCTCCGTTGTTAGAAGTATGGGAGAACATTCTTGATAGTGCAGGAGGGAGCAAGGAGATAGTTGTCGATGATTATGTGCGGAACATCTCAGCAGATGTAATCTCCAGGGCTTGCTTCGGCAGTAGCTTCTCAAAAGGTGAGGAGATATTCTGCAGGCTTAGGAAGCTTCAAACGGCAATTTCTCAACAGGATGCACTTGTAGGACTCTCTGCACTGTG GAAGCACCTGCCTACCAAGAGCAACCGAGAGATACGGAATCTGGTTGAGGAAGTTAGGCTACTGATCCTGGAGCTAGCAAAGGCCACCACGAATAACAATGGAGCTGAGCATTCGGGCACTTATAACAGTCTTCTGCATGCCATCATCAACGGTGCAAGTGGGCCTGGCCATGGTGGCACCTCCGAGGACTTCATCGTCAGCAACTGCAAGGCCATCTACTTTGCAGGGCACGAGACCACGGCGGTTACCGCCGTTTGGTGCCTGATGTTACTGGCCACACACCCGGAGTGGCAGGAGCGTGCCCGTGTCGAGGCACTGGAGGTTTGCCATTCGAGGAGCACATTGGATGCCAATGGCCTCCAACGACTCAAAACT CTGACGATGGTGATCCAAGAAACTCTCCGTCTGTACCCACCGGCATCGCTGATGTTGCGTGAAGCTCTGACGGACATCAAGATCGGCGAACTGGACGTGCCCTGTGGAACGATCCTCCAGGTGACAAGATTGATGCTGCACCTTGACAAGGAGGCCTGGGGCTCGGACGCCGACGAGTTCCGCCCCAGCCGGTTCGCCAATGGCGTGGCCGCAGCGTGCAAGCCGTCGCATATGTACGCGCCGTTCGGGCTCGGGCTGAGGACCTGCATCGGGCAGAACCTGGCGATGGCGGAGCTGAAGGTGGTCCTGGCACGCCTGCTGAGCAGGTTCGCCTTCTCGCCGTCGCCGAGGTACCGGCACGAGCCCGTGTTCCGGCTGACCATTGAGCCTGGGTTCGGCATGCCGCTGGTGGTGACAAGGCTGTGA
- the LOC124655206 gene encoding uncharacterized protein LOC124655206 — protein MPMSGNQTQPSDYELPDAQCLVCTRPFTLDTEVTNSFEALAICRECKATVSNDSGRDVTTSSNQQRRQRRWRSRTPSLDSSEDAFSQQFSQVINLARQGHEADIDSPTVVRQLASYNSTPNQSQRWHPSDDESDGLNYADSVFDELESNISFGGESDISLDRHSMIGREIAVQLDNESYMNTDTDIDPMNAGMDQWDSDDQEDEDVQLEESDFDEAVNTVQQQSRGIGPSELTGWEYEDGPWTWRMNVNRRANVINLMAEMEGPDIMTPFVGNPGDYADARQFEMILQQFAEDNNSRRGAPPAATSFVGNLPSLIISTRHTADGGVICPVCKDLMPIETRAKQLPCMHLYHSSCILPWLSSRNTCPVCRYELPTDDPEFERSKRATINERDVHGVEEHTHVQEIVEEFFDETEAEETHYTAGGAVEVTNISEHGIHVAEQSNRARNRSRWLFMAAAPIVSFVGLAIVLCFANPTSSGRRRLCRGSQSSSAGHVDTKRSWWSMF, from the coding sequence ATGCCCATGTCTGGCAATCAGACGCAGCCGAGCGACTATGAGCTACCAGATGCTCAATGCCTAGTTTGCACAAGACCTTTTACTTTGGATACTGAGGTGACCAATAGCTTTGAGGCCTTGGCCATATGCAGGGAGTGCAAGGCGACTGTGAGTAATGACAGCGGAAGAGATGTAACAACCAGCAGCAATCAGCAGAGACGGCAAAGAAGATGGAGGTCGAGGACTCCAAGTCTTGATTCTAGCGAGGACGCGTTCTCGCAGCAGTTCTCCCAAGTCATCAACTTAGCTAGACAAGGCCATGAAGCAGATATTGATTCTCCAACAGTTGTGCGGCAGCTGGCATCTTATAACTCTACGCCAAACCAGTCCCAAAGGTGGCATCCTTCAGATGATGAGAGTGATGGCCTCAATTATGCTGATTCTGTGTTTGACGAGCTTGAATCAAACATCAGTTTTGGCGGGGAGTCAGATATTTCTCTAGATCGGCATAGCATGATTGGAAGAGAGATTGCTGTTCAACTTGACAACGAGAGCTACATGAACACAGATACAGATATTGATCCCATGAATGCTGGAATGGATCAGTGGGATTCAGATGACCAAGAAGATGAAGATGTGCAACTGGAAGAATCTGATTTCGATGAAGCAGTCAACACAGTGCAGCAGCAATCACGTGGCATTGGCCCAAGTGAATTGACCGGGTGGGAATATGAAGATGGGCCATGGACTTGGAGAATGAATGTTAATCGAAGAGCAAATGTGATCAACTTGATGGCAGAAATGGAAGGGCCAGATATAATGACACCTTTTGTGGGGAATCCTGGTGATTACGCTGATGCAAGACAGTTTGAGATGATTCTTCAACAATTTGCTGAGGACAACAATTCCAGAAGAGGAGCTCCACCTGCAGCgacatcctttgttggaaatctTCCATCTCTGATTATCTCCACAAGGCACACGGCAGATGGTGGTGTCATCTGTCCAGTCTGCAAAGACTTGATGCCCATCGAAACTAGAGCAAAACAGCTACCATGCATGCATCTGTATCATTCGTCGTGCATCTTGCCGTGGCTTAGTTCTAGGAATACATGTCCAGTTTGCCGATATGAACTTCCTACAGATGATCCAGAATTTGAGAGGTCTAAGCGAGCCACAATCAATGAAAGAGATGTCCATGGGGTGGAGGAACACACTCATGTGCAGGAAATTGTTGAAGAATTTTTTGATGAAACAGAGGCTGAAGAAACTCACTATACAGCTGGTGGTGCAGTGGAAGTGACTAATATAAGTGAACATGGTATTCATGTTGCAGAGCAGTCAAACAGAGCACGCAACCGCAGTAGATGGCTGTTCATGGCAGCTGCTCCAATAGTAAGCTTTGTTGGTTTAGCTATAGTTTTGTGCTTTGCAAACCCTACTAGTAGTGGTAGAAGGCGACTGTGCCGTGGATCTCAGAGTTCCTCTGCAGGACATGTAGATACCAAAAGAAGTTGGTGGTCCATGTTCTAG